The Oceanithermus desulfurans genome has a window encoding:
- a CDS encoding 30S ribosomal protein S1: protein MEDKEPKTPAEAGTETPETQAPEAQASEAEVKAPAAETPAAEPAEAEAPEAAPAAEPAAPAEMTMEQALQEAESRLGAKVRRGQVLTGRVVFVGSEGVAVDVGAKVEGIIPFNQLTEEPLSEEELKQMLKPGDEVEVYVVRVDLPNNVIILSKKRAEADKAWRKIVELAEKGEPVEVTVREKVRGGLVAYLEGVRAFIPASQVDIKRVAELDEFVGQTIPVKITEINRKKGRVILSRRVLLEEDQKKKRAEVLEGLEPGAEVEGKVVEVTDFGAFVNLGAIDGLIHRSELSWGRFEHPREVVKVGDVVKAKVLSVDRERERVNLSIKALTPDPWQTAAEKYEVGQRIKGKVVGLTPFGAFVEIEPGLEGLIHITEMSWTKRPRHPSEVLKEGEEVEAVVLRIDPEQRRLSLGLRQTLPDPWKELPEKYPPGTVVKGKITGVTDFGVFVEIEDGIEGLVHISELDYEHIDNPAEKFKKGEELEVVVLNIDATDQRVSLSRKRLLPPPVPTEDEEQEKKRRPRQKKAKGGPKRGGPRGPRRERELPGIATAQGADLGSFVGGESNTSVKLGDLYGDLLADLGLEEEAPAEPAGESEA from the coding sequence ATGGAAGACAAGGAACCCAAGACCCCGGCGGAGGCCGGAACCGAAACCCCCGAAACCCAAGCCCCCGAAGCTCAGGCCAGCGAGGCCGAGGTGAAGGCGCCCGCGGCGGAAACGCCTGCGGCCGAGCCCGCCGAGGCCGAGGCTCCGGAGGCCGCGCCGGCGGCCGAGCCCGCCGCTCCGGCCGAGATGACGATGGAGCAGGCGCTCCAGGAGGCCGAGTCCAGGCTGGGCGCCAAGGTGCGCCGCGGCCAGGTGCTGACCGGCCGGGTCGTCTTCGTGGGCAGCGAAGGGGTGGCGGTCGACGTAGGCGCAAAGGTCGAAGGCATCATCCCGTTCAACCAGCTGACCGAAGAACCCCTCTCCGAGGAAGAGCTCAAGCAGATGCTCAAACCCGGGGACGAGGTCGAGGTCTACGTGGTGCGCGTCGACCTTCCCAATAACGTCATCATCCTTTCCAAGAAGCGTGCCGAGGCCGACAAGGCCTGGCGCAAGATCGTGGAGCTGGCCGAGAAGGGCGAGCCCGTCGAGGTGACCGTGCGCGAGAAGGTGCGCGGCGGCCTGGTGGCCTACCTGGAGGGCGTGCGCGCCTTCATTCCCGCGTCGCAGGTCGACATCAAGCGGGTGGCCGAGCTCGACGAGTTCGTGGGGCAGACGATCCCGGTCAAGATCACCGAGATCAACCGCAAGAAGGGCCGGGTCATTCTCTCGCGGCGGGTGCTGCTCGAGGAAGACCAGAAGAAGAAGCGCGCCGAGGTGCTGGAAGGCCTCGAGCCCGGCGCCGAGGTGGAGGGCAAGGTCGTCGAGGTGACCGATTTCGGCGCCTTCGTCAACCTGGGCGCGATCGACGGCCTGATTCACCGCAGCGAGCTCTCCTGGGGCCGCTTCGAGCACCCGCGTGAGGTCGTCAAGGTGGGCGACGTGGTCAAGGCCAAAGTGCTCTCGGTGGATCGTGAGCGCGAGCGCGTCAACCTGAGCATCAAGGCGCTCACCCCCGATCCCTGGCAGACCGCCGCCGAGAAGTACGAGGTGGGCCAGCGCATCAAGGGCAAGGTCGTGGGCCTCACCCCCTTCGGCGCCTTCGTCGAGATCGAGCCGGGGCTGGAGGGCCTGATCCACATCACCGAGATGAGCTGGACCAAGCGGCCGCGCCATCCCTCCGAGGTCCTCAAGGAGGGCGAGGAGGTCGAGGCCGTGGTGCTGCGCATCGACCCCGAGCAGCGCCGCCTCAGCCTGGGCCTGCGCCAGACCCTGCCCGACCCCTGGAAGGAGCTGCCCGAGAAGTACCCGCCGGGCACCGTGGTCAAGGGCAAGATCACCGGCGTGACCGACTTCGGCGTCTTTGTCGAGATCGAAGACGGCATCGAGGGCCTGGTGCACATCTCCGAGCTCGACTACGAGCACATCGACAACCCCGCCGAGAAGTTCAAGAAGGGCGAGGAGCTGGAGGTCGTCGTCCTCAACATCGACGCCACCGACCAGCGCGTCTCGCTTTCGCGCAAGCGCCTGCTGCCGCCCCCGGTGCCCACCGAGGACGAGGAGCAGGAAAAGAAGCGCCGCCCCCGCCAGAAGAAGGCCAAGGGCGGGCCCAAGCGCGGCGGTCCGCGCGGTCCGCGCCGCGAGCGCGAGCTGCCCGGCATCGCCACTGCGCAGGGGGCCGACCTGGGCTCGTTCGTCGGCGGCGAGAGCAACACCAGCGTCAAGCTGGGCGACCTCTACGGCGACCTGCTGGCCGACCTGGGCCTCGAAGAGGAAGCGCCGGCGGAGCCGGCGGGCGAGAGCGAAGCCTGA
- a CDS encoding FGGY family carbohydrate kinase: MPRPEPETAFLVVDQGGHASRAFIFDARGRTLAAATRAIRARRPDDLRAEYDGAELWAQVAAAVDEALAAAPVAPVAAGLATQRSNAACWDRTTGEPLGPVLSWQDRRAWRAVERLRGREAWIHERTGLFLTPHYGASKLRWCLDHLPRVRRAHEEGRLGYGPMAAWLAGRLAGGAARGADVVNASRTQLVALETRDWDDELLALFGLPRDPLPPVVPNAWGFGALAAAPEVPLALVTGDQNAALFAYGELDEATAYVNAGTGAFVLRATGPRLVRAGRLLSGVLHADGERVEYVLEGTVNGAGSALAWFERTYAVEDLTQRLEGWLAQVPVSPLVFLNGVSGLGSPFWRARFPVRFEGEGGLAERAAAVVESIVFMLAVNLEEQARYLPAPKRIRLTGGLANLGGLAQRLADLAGLVVERPPGLEATARGTAFLLAGRPTDWEAGGAPDVFEPRPNPGLEANYERWRTAVERELGR; encoded by the coding sequence ATGCCCCGACCCGAGCCGGAGACCGCCTTCCTGGTCGTCGACCAGGGCGGCCACGCCAGCCGCGCCTTCATCTTCGACGCGCGCGGGCGGACGCTCGCCGCCGCGACGCGCGCGATCCGCGCCCGTAGGCCCGACGACCTGCGGGCCGAGTACGACGGCGCGGAGCTCTGGGCGCAGGTGGCCGCGGCGGTGGACGAGGCCCTCGCCGCCGCGCCCGTCGCGCCCGTCGCCGCGGGGCTGGCCACCCAGCGCTCCAACGCCGCCTGCTGGGACCGGACGACGGGCGAGCCCCTGGGCCCGGTGCTCAGCTGGCAGGACCGCCGCGCCTGGCGCGCGGTGGAGCGGCTGCGGGGGCGCGAGGCCTGGATCCACGAACGCACCGGTCTCTTCCTGACGCCCCACTACGGCGCCAGCAAGCTGCGCTGGTGCCTGGACCACCTGCCCCGGGTGCGGCGGGCCCACGAGGAGGGGCGGCTGGGCTACGGGCCCATGGCCGCCTGGCTCGCGGGGCGGCTGGCGGGCGGGGCGGCGCGCGGGGCCGACGTGGTGAACGCCAGCCGCACCCAGCTGGTGGCCCTGGAGACGCGCGACTGGGACGACGAGCTGCTGGCGCTGTTCGGGCTGCCGCGTGACCCGCTGCCCCCGGTGGTGCCGAACGCCTGGGGCTTCGGGGCCCTGGCGGCCGCGCCGGAGGTGCCGCTGGCGCTCGTCACCGGCGACCAGAACGCCGCCCTCTTCGCCTACGGCGAGCTGGACGAGGCCACCGCCTACGTCAATGCCGGCACCGGCGCCTTCGTGCTGCGGGCCACCGGCCCCCGGCTGGTGCGGGCCGGGCGGCTGCTCTCGGGGGTGCTGCACGCGGACGGGGAGCGGGTGGAGTACGTGCTCGAGGGCACGGTCAACGGCGCCGGCTCGGCGCTGGCCTGGTTCGAGCGGACCTACGCGGTGGAGGACCTGACCCAACGCCTCGAGGGCTGGCTGGCGCAGGTGCCGGTGAGCCCGCTCGTCTTCCTGAACGGCGTCTCCGGACTGGGCTCGCCGTTCTGGCGGGCGCGCTTCCCGGTGCGCTTCGAGGGCGAGGGCGGCCTCGCCGAGCGGGCCGCGGCCGTGGTGGAGAGCATCGTCTTCATGCTGGCCGTCAACCTGGAGGAGCAGGCCCGCTACCTGCCCGCGCCAAAGCGCATCCGCCTGACCGGCGGGCTGGCGAACCTGGGCGGGCTGGCCCAGCGGCTCGCCGACCTGGCGGGGCTCGTGGTGGAGCGGCCGCCGGGGCTCGAGGCCACGGCCCGAGGCACCGCCTTCCTGCTCGCCGGGCGGCCGACGGACTGGGAGGCGGGCGGCGCCCCCGACGTCTTCGAGCCGCGCCCCAACCCGGGGCTCGAGGCGAACTACGAGCGCTGGCGGACGGCGGTGGAGCGCGAACTCGGCCGCTGA
- a CDS encoding DeoR/GlpR family DNA-binding transcription regulator has translation MNRKRKRVSPLTEQRRRLILERVRAWGEVRTSELAGLFGVSAMTIRNDLNALSEAGALKRTHGGAVSNEPIAREPSYKDKETQRSAEKARIGRAAAGELEEGAVVFVGNGTTTMQLVRHLPRFERLAVFTNALNHAGALLERSGVSVYVVGGYLRGVSYGMVGGLARRALEGVFFDAAFVGVNGVSLEHGFTLPSLEEAEVMAEVVHRARRTFVLADHSKFGVVTHARVADLGGVDAVITDRPPPAEFVRAFGELDVRLTVAEGGGSEGKGSWLEDTA, from the coding sequence ATGAACCGCAAAAGGAAGCGGGTTTCCCCGCTCACCGAGCAGCGCCGGCGCCTGATTCTGGAGCGGGTGCGGGCGTGGGGTGAGGTGCGCACCTCGGAGCTCGCGGGGTTGTTCGGCGTCTCGGCGATGACGATCCGCAACGACCTGAACGCTCTCAGCGAGGCCGGGGCGCTCAAGCGCACCCACGGCGGCGCCGTCTCCAACGAGCCGATCGCCCGCGAACCCTCGTACAAAGACAAGGAAACGCAACGCAGCGCCGAGAAGGCGCGCATCGGCCGCGCGGCCGCGGGCGAGCTGGAAGAGGGCGCGGTGGTCTTCGTCGGCAACGGGACGACGACGATGCAGCTGGTGCGGCACCTGCCCCGCTTCGAGCGGCTGGCCGTCTTCACCAACGCCCTCAACCACGCGGGGGCGCTGCTGGAACGCTCGGGGGTGAGCGTCTACGTGGTGGGGGGCTACCTGCGCGGCGTCTCCTACGGCATGGTGGGCGGGCTGGCGCGGCGGGCGCTCGAGGGCGTCTTCTTCGACGCCGCCTTCGTGGGGGTGAACGGGGTCTCACTCGAGCACGGCTTCACCCTGCCCTCGCTCGAGGAGGCCGAGGTGATGGCCGAGGTGGTGCACCGCGCCCGCCGCACCTTCGTGCTGGCCGACCACAGCAAGTTCGGCGTCGTCACCCACGCGCGCGTCGCCGACCTGGGCGGCGTGGACGCGGTGATCACCGACCGGCCGCCGCCCGCCGAGTTCGTGCGCGCGTTCGGCGAGCTGGACGTGCGCCTCACGGTCGCGGAAGGGGGTGGGAGCGAAGGCAAAGGAAGCTGGCTCGAGGACACGGCCTGA
- a CDS encoding ABC transporter substrate-binding protein translates to MKQGMRFGLAALLALALFGTALAKKVEITWWHAMSGSRLKVVEAIVDEFNATHPDIQLNALYTGKYAETLTKYVAAYRTGTAPNLVQVYEVGTQTMLDSGAIVPVYKIPGMLGEEWDWAQYVIPITNYYSTDGNLWSMPFNSSTAMLYYNKDLFKKAGLDPNKPPRTWKEVEEYGKKLVESGVVDHALSFGWPGWVFEQMFAYHNQLFADHENGRKGRAEKVLFNGPFGQMVLETWTRLAKEKVFLYGGPEYSANTAFVGGQIAMLIQSTSSLAGITKGADFQVGTTFLPRFEGYPRGNSVIGGGSLWVTKGQSKEELAAVWEFLKFLAREDVAVQWHKGTGYFPTVNNAVQALLNEGWFSKDQNYLTAFLQILSGRRDTPAATGVRLGPFVQIREIERAAIEKAVSGKVTPKQALDEAAAKANQLLAQYNKLH, encoded by the coding sequence ATGAAACAAGGCATGCGATTCGGCCTGGCGGCTCTGCTGGCGCTTGCGCTCTTCGGCACGGCCCTGGCCAAGAAGGTGGAGATCACCTGGTGGCACGCGATGAGCGGCTCGCGGCTGAAGGTGGTCGAGGCGATCGTCGACGAATTCAACGCCACCCATCCCGACATTCAGCTGAACGCCCTCTACACCGGCAAGTACGCCGAGACCCTGACCAAGTACGTGGCCGCCTACCGCACCGGTACCGCGCCCAACCTCGTGCAGGTCTACGAGGTGGGCACGCAGACGATGCTCGACAGCGGCGCGATCGTGCCCGTGTACAAGATCCCGGGCATGCTCGGCGAGGAGTGGGACTGGGCGCAGTACGTCATCCCGATCACCAACTACTACTCGACCGACGGCAACCTCTGGTCGATGCCCTTCAACTCCTCCACCGCGATGCTCTACTACAACAAGGACCTCTTCAAGAAGGCGGGGCTCGACCCCAACAAGCCCCCGCGGACCTGGAAGGAGGTCGAGGAGTACGGCAAGAAGCTGGTGGAAAGCGGCGTGGTGGACCACGCGCTCTCGTTCGGCTGGCCCGGCTGGGTCTTCGAACAGATGTTCGCCTACCACAACCAGCTCTTCGCCGACCACGAGAACGGCCGTAAGGGGCGCGCCGAGAAGGTGCTCTTCAACGGGCCCTTCGGGCAGATGGTGCTCGAGACCTGGACCCGGCTGGCCAAGGAAAAGGTCTTCCTCTACGGCGGTCCCGAGTACTCGGCCAACACCGCCTTCGTGGGCGGGCAGATCGCCATGCTGATCCAGTCCACCTCGTCGCTGGCGGGCATCACCAAGGGCGCCGACTTCCAGGTGGGCACCACCTTCCTGCCCCGCTTCGAGGGCTACCCGCGCGGCAACTCGGTGATCGGCGGCGGCAGCCTCTGGGTCACCAAGGGCCAGAGCAAAGAGGAGCTGGCGGCGGTCTGGGAATTCCTCAAGTTCCTGGCGCGCGAGGACGTGGCTGTGCAGTGGCACAAGGGCACCGGCTACTTCCCCACCGTGAACAACGCGGTGCAGGCGCTCCTCAACGAGGGCTGGTTCAGCAAGGACCAGAACTACCTCACCGCCTTCCTGCAGATCCTCTCGGGGCGGCGCGACACCCCGGCGGCCACCGGCGTACGCCTCGGCCCCTTCGTGCAGATCCGCGAGATCGAGCGGGCCGCGATCGAGAAAGCCGTCTCGGGCAAGGTCACGCCCAAGCAGGCGCTGGACGAGGCGGCGGCCAAGGCCAACCAGCTGCTGGCGCAGTACAACAAACTGCACTAG
- a CDS encoding carbohydrate ABC transporter permease, translated as MIEERFPGHPYLPYLLVFPSLAVIVIFLIYPFAESVWGSFYITSFFGNKKVFVGLENYIELFRSPDYLQSVVVTLYFSAFVVVVGLAASLGIALLLNQRIGGLGLYQILLVWTYSISPAVAGVIWALLFAPATGLVPWLAGLLVPGYTLNWMTNGPLALFVVSLAATWKMLGYNIVFFLAGLQNIPEELIDAARVDGAGPWLSFRYITLPMLSPTTTFLLFMNMLYAFFQVFGLIDIMTQGGPGDATNVLVYNLYRDAFIHLDSGRANAQSVIIFIVIAIAAMLQLRVATRKAVYAR; from the coding sequence ATGATCGAGGAACGCTTTCCCGGTCACCCCTACCTGCCCTACCTGCTCGTCTTCCCTTCGCTCGCGGTCATCGTCATCTTCCTGATCTACCCCTTCGCCGAGAGCGTCTGGGGGTCGTTCTACATCACCTCCTTCTTCGGCAACAAGAAGGTCTTCGTAGGGCTCGAGAACTACATCGAGCTCTTCCGCTCGCCCGACTACCTGCAAAGCGTCGTGGTCACCCTTTACTTCTCCGCCTTCGTGGTCGTCGTCGGGCTGGCGGCCTCACTGGGCATTGCGCTCCTGCTCAATCAGCGCATCGGCGGACTGGGCCTCTATCAAATCCTGCTCGTCTGGACCTATTCGATCTCGCCCGCGGTCGCGGGGGTGATCTGGGCGCTGCTCTTCGCGCCCGCCACCGGGCTGGTGCCCTGGCTGGCGGGGCTGCTGGTCCCCGGCTACACCCTCAACTGGATGACCAACGGGCCGCTGGCGCTCTTCGTCGTCTCGCTCGCGGCCACCTGGAAGATGCTCGGGTACAACATCGTCTTCTTCCTCGCCGGCCTGCAGAACATCCCCGAGGAGCTCATCGACGCCGCGCGCGTGGACGGCGCCGGCCCCTGGCTCAGCTTCCGCTACATCACCCTGCCGATGCTCAGCCCCACGACGACCTTCCTGCTCTTCATGAACATGCTCTACGCCTTCTTCCAGGTCTTCGGCCTGATCGACATCATGACCCAGGGCGGCCCCGGCGACGCCACCAACGTGCTCGTCTACAACCTCTACCGCGACGCCTTCATCCACCTGGACTCGGGGCGCGCCAACGCCCAGTCGGTGATCATCTTCATCGTCATCGCCATCGCCGCCATGCTGCAGCTGCGCGTGGCCACCCGCAAGGCGGTGTACGCCCGGTGA
- a CDS encoding carbohydrate ABC transporter permease: MTRSARLKLLTHLALIALVVLLAFPVYYALVTSTLTFREAYQYPPRLLPGGELWHNLQEAWVRAKFGRLFFNSTVISLVVAFVKIVLSLLAAFAYTHFRFRGAGFLFALSMITQMLPLPVRILPTYELMDRFHWINTYYALTVPFFASTTGILLFRQFYLTVPRELSDAARVDGAGPMRYFWQILVPLSRTNIAALFVIEFIFMWSQYLWPLIVTNTADMRVVQIGLKMLIASEQIAPEWNVIMAGTVIAMVPPLVVLIALRKSFAQGIAMQSEK; this comes from the coding sequence ATGACCCGTTCCGCACGCCTGAAGCTGCTCACCCACCTGGCGCTGATCGCGCTGGTGGTGCTGCTTGCCTTCCCCGTCTACTACGCGCTGGTTACCAGCACCCTCACCTTCCGCGAGGCCTACCAGTACCCACCGCGGCTGCTGCCCGGGGGCGAGCTCTGGCACAACCTGCAGGAGGCCTGGGTGCGCGCCAAGTTCGGCCGCCTTTTTTTCAACAGCACCGTGATCTCGCTGGTGGTGGCCTTCGTGAAGATCGTGCTCTCGCTGCTGGCCGCCTTCGCCTACACCCACTTCCGCTTCCGCGGCGCCGGCTTTCTCTTCGCGCTCAGCATGATCACCCAGATGCTGCCGCTGCCGGTGCGCATCCTGCCCACCTACGAGCTGATGGACCGCTTCCACTGGATCAACACCTACTACGCGCTCACCGTACCCTTCTTCGCCAGCACCACCGGCATCCTGCTCTTCCGCCAGTTCTACCTGACCGTTCCGCGCGAGCTCTCCGACGCCGCGCGCGTGGACGGCGCCGGCCCGATGCGCTACTTCTGGCAGATCCTGGTGCCGCTTTCCCGTACCAACATCGCCGCCTTGTTCGTGATCGAGTTCATCTTCATGTGGAGCCAGTACCTCTGGCCCCTGATCGTCACCAACACCGCCGACATGCGGGTGGTGCAGATCGGGCTGAAGATGCTGATCGCCAGCGAGCAGATCGCCCCCGAGTGGAACGTGATCATGGCGGGCACGGTGATCGCGATGGTGCCGCCGCTGGTGGTGCTGATCGCGCTGCGCAAGAGCTTCGCCCAGGGCATCGCCATGCAATCGGAGAAGTGA
- a CDS encoding HAD-IIA family hydrolase has protein sequence MGLQGYLLDLDGTVYLGERLIPGADRAVAELRRRGRRIVFLSNKPLHTRADYAEKLTRLGVRATEDDVIHSSYVMARYLAHERPGARVFAIGEPPLLAELEAAGLELTDDPERIEFVVAAFDRTCTWDKLNTAFQAIRRGARFVATNPDPTCPVEGGEIPDAAAVIAALEATTGKKVEAVVGKPSPHTVRAALERLELPPERVAMVGDRLGTDILMARRAGLVGILTLSGVTRPEELDWADVKPDYVIESLAELPELDARLG, from the coding sequence GTGGGCCTCCAGGGCTACCTCCTCGACCTCGACGGCACCGTCTACCTGGGCGAGCGCCTGATCCCGGGGGCCGACCGGGCCGTCGCCGAGCTGCGCCGGCGGGGGCGGCGGATCGTCTTCCTCTCGAACAAGCCGCTCCACACCCGCGCCGACTACGCCGAAAAGCTGACCCGGCTGGGCGTGCGGGCGACCGAGGACGACGTGATCCACTCCTCCTACGTGATGGCGCGTTACCTGGCGCACGAACGTCCGGGGGCGCGCGTCTTCGCCATCGGCGAGCCGCCGCTGCTCGCCGAGCTGGAGGCCGCGGGGCTCGAGCTCACCGACGACCCCGAACGCATCGAGTTCGTGGTGGCGGCCTTCGACCGCACCTGCACCTGGGACAAGCTCAACACCGCCTTCCAGGCCATCCGCCGGGGGGCGCGCTTCGTGGCCACCAACCCCGACCCCACCTGTCCGGTCGAAGGGGGCGAGATCCCCGACGCCGCGGCCGTCATCGCCGCGCTCGAGGCGACGACCGGGAAGAAGGTGGAGGCGGTGGTGGGCAAGCCCTCGCCCCACACCGTACGGGCGGCGCTCGAGCGCCTGGAGCTGCCGCCCGAGCGCGTGGCCATGGTGGGCGACCGCCTGGGCACGGACATCCTGATGGCCCGTCGCGCCGGGCTCGTGGGCATCCTCACCCTCTCCGGCGTGACCCGCCCCGAGGAGCTCGACTGGGCCGACGTGAAGCCGGACTACGTGATCGAGAGCCTGGCCGAGCTGCCGGAGCTGGACGCGCGGCTCGGCTGA
- a CDS encoding putative Ig domain-containing protein codes for MRLAGVLIAAALLLAACGTSEGGAGEPLRITVRSAPPAYLGERYEAKFPASGGVRPYRYELEGKLPQGLNFTIGRLSGIPREKGSFKITVVVTDAALSSRSTSFTLAVKDPPPPALRIKIPESETDAPFIAVFTLSERPASALRLRLTAKDLKPDLAGFKAAPELLYVLRYDAEKQTIDLDGAFTKTFKGGEVFRLKLEPARKLRPKVQAQTQFFDAGGKPYTKSPPKRPADMGRYTFEDLRALAAAWNRKLAAPQKAAGAPPATTPSTKAGPASTEDDGAGEPAPANPSPEATPKPDASSEAEAAAKGAEAAPAFDPDLNGDGTVNAADLELLRKDYAFNPGGRLTPPAVPKAPAPGAQPAPEDQAPENPGSPPASNPGS; via the coding sequence ATGCGTCTAGCGGGGGTCCTGATCGCGGCCGCGCTGCTGCTCGCCGCCTGCGGCACCAGCGAGGGCGGCGCCGGCGAGCCGCTCCGCATCACCGTGCGCTCGGCGCCCCCTGCGTACCTTGGCGAGCGCTACGAGGCCAAGTTCCCCGCCTCGGGCGGCGTCCGCCCCTACCGCTACGAGCTCGAGGGCAAGCTGCCCCAGGGCCTGAACTTCACGATCGGCCGCCTCAGCGGCATCCCCCGGGAAAAGGGCAGCTTCAAGATCACCGTGGTGGTCACCGACGCCGCCCTGTCCAGCCGCAGCACCTCCTTCACGCTCGCGGTCAAGGACCCGCCCCCGCCCGCGCTGCGGATCAAGATTCCCGAGTCCGAGACCGACGCCCCCTTCATCGCCGTCTTCACCCTCAGCGAGCGGCCCGCCAGCGCCCTGCGCCTGCGCCTCACGGCCAAGGACCTGAAGCCCGACCTCGCCGGCTTCAAGGCGGCACCCGAGCTGCTCTACGTGCTGCGCTACGACGCCGAGAAGCAGACGATCGACCTCGACGGCGCCTTCACCAAGACCTTCAAGGGCGGCGAGGTCTTCCGCCTCAAGCTCGAACCCGCCCGCAAGCTGCGTCCCAAGGTGCAGGCTCAGACGCAGTTCTTTGACGCGGGGGGGAAGCCCTACACCAAGTCGCCGCCCAAGCGCCCCGCCGACATGGGCCGCTACACCTTCGAAGACCTGCGCGCGCTGGCGGCGGCCTGGAACCGCAAGCTCGCGGCCCCGCAAAAGGCTGCGGGCGCCCCGCCGGCCACGACGCCGTCCACCAAGGCCGGGCCAGCCTCGACCGAGGACGACGGGGCGGGCGAGCCGGCGCCGGCGAACCCGTCACCCGAGGCCACCCCCAAACCCGACGCGAGCTCGGAAGCCGAGGCTGCGGCCAAGGGCGCCGAAGCCGCACCGGCGTTCGACCCCGACCTCAACGGCGACGGTACGGTGAACGCCGCCGATCTGGAGCTGCTGCGCAAGGACTACGCCTTCAACCCCGGCGGACGCCTCACCCCGCCCGCTGTTCCCAAGGCCCCCGCCCCCGGCGCCCAGCCGGCGCCGGAAGACCAGGCTCCGGAGAACCCCGGCTCCCCGCCGGCCTCGAACCCCGGGTCCTGA
- a CDS encoding DMT family transporter, translating into MNLGLWAAATTGVLIAIIGPVNAALQARLGTWGMVAVVHLLGLAVGVVGLLLFERGPAAARADGTLRFLLLAGVVLALAVLAWAFRTAPDEGIPAFAFLGGVLGALVVVGTIVAIQHLGVLAALVTIVSSQLIAAALIDQFGLFELPVIALTPVRALGLLLVLAGVFMVAREG; encoded by the coding sequence ATGAATCTGGGCCTCTGGGCCGCGGCGACCACGGGTGTGCTCATCGCGATCATCGGACCCGTGAATGCGGCGCTGCAGGCGCGGCTGGGCACCTGGGGCATGGTGGCCGTGGTGCATTTGCTGGGGTTGGCCGTGGGGGTGGTGGGGTTGCTGCTCTTCGAGCGCGGCCCCGCGGCCGCACGCGCCGACGGTACCCTGCGCTTTCTGCTGCTCGCCGGCGTGGTGCTGGCGCTGGCCGTGCTGGCCTGGGCCTTCCGCACCGCGCCCGATGAAGGGATCCCCGCCTTCGCCTTTCTGGGCGGGGTCCTGGGGGCCCTGGTCGTCGTGGGTACGATCGTCGCTATCCAGCATCTGGGGGTGCTGGCGGCGCTGGTGACCATCGTCTCCAGCCAGCTCATCGCTGCGGCGCTCATCGACCAGTTCGGCCTCTTCGAGCTCCCCGTGATCGCGCTGACGCCCGTGCGGGCGCTGGGTCTGCTGCTGGTGCTGGCGGGGGTCTTCATGGTGGCGCGCGAAGGATGA